Proteins encoded in a region of the Candidatus Cloacimonadota bacterium genome:
- a CDS encoding DUF3467 domain-containing protein, whose protein sequence is MSNPNPPQKQLNIKLDEKVGEGTYANFFMITNSPSEFIMDCGRILPGLPDARIYSRVVMTPMHAKQLLQLLEKNINSFENQFGEIKVQGQGENKAVGFKTT, encoded by the coding sequence ATGTCAAATCCAAATCCCCCTCAAAAACAACTTAACATCAAGCTGGACGAAAAAGTAGGTGAAGGTACCTATGCAAATTTCTTTATGATCACAAACTCCCCCTCAGAATTCATTATGGACTGCGGAAGAATCCTGCCGGGATTGCCGGATGCCCGCATCTATTCCAGAGTGGTAATGACCCCAATGCATGCCAAGCAACTGCTACAGCTTTTGGAAAAGAACATCAACAGCTTTGAGAATCAATTTGGCGAGATCAAGGTGCAAGGCCAGGGAGAGAATAAAGCCGTAGGCTTCAAAACCACTTGA